In Lolium perenne isolate Kyuss_39 chromosome 5, Kyuss_2.0, whole genome shotgun sequence, the sequence GAGTCCCCCATCTTCTccgcctccggcggcggcggcggcgcacgacTGGGGAGACGGCGACGCGCGGGTCACTAGCCGCCTGTACCTGCACAGGCCCGGGCCGGGCGCGGGGCCGCTCGAGAAGGACGCCGTGCTCCGCCGCATCCGGCACCGGAGGCGCGCCAACCGCCTCCAGGACACGCTGCGCTCGCTCCTCGTCGTGCAGCAGGCGGCGCCGGAGCcggacggcgacggcgagcggcCGGCGGCGTGGCTCGAGGATGCCTTCTCGTCGCCGTAGCCGCGGGAACAgtgccaccttctccttctccctctccggcgtctctttttttttttgaaactcccCTCTCCGGCGTCTCTGTGGTGTACATTCTGATGTGTCCCGTGTTTTGCTTTAGTATGTAGTAGTATGTTGTACTTGTGTTCGTGTAATTCTTGTAGGAGTGCTACTAATTCAGTATGTAAAAAACCCGTATTTATGCAAGGAATAATTTTTTACGGAGTTCTTTTTCCTGTGGTCAAGTGATTTATACTAAATTTACTGTTATCTGTATTATTATTATTTAGAATTGTTTTCGGTATTAGGGCAAGAGAAAAATCACTTCATTTCTCCAACAAACAGAAAAGCAGACGAGGGCTCCATTTTGCTTTCGATTTTCTCATTTAAGTTAGACTGCAAGTAGCTTTAAACAATCATGTGGGTGCGTACATACACTGATCGCAGAACATGACAACCATTAAAACTAAGCATTTCTATTGGCTGTTTCAATGGGGCTATCCTATCCTTACTTCATCCGGCCCGTCATTATCTGGTCGCACGAAAAAGCTGAACAGCAATCCTGTCTGCTTCAGGCACTGATATgatcaacaacaacaaaaaaaaaggtTTCATTTCTTCAGCATGTGCTGTGCAGCTTATCGAACACTGAGATGAGGGAAAACTTCAATTCATCCCTCTATGCTTAGGGCTTGCCCAAGATTATTACAAATGCATTTGCACCGTTGCAAGGAAAATTTTGTGGATAaaggatcaaactaataatctgaTATGCACACTAGATACTCAGATAGTTCCCGCAAAAAGATGTAACAAAATTAAATACATTGGTATTGATATCTTTGTTTCATGTGTCAACAAGCATCTCCTGTTGGATTCAACCGTATTACAGATGGCACAAGTGCCAATAATTTCATTCTGTGTGAAAACCTATCTTGTATACTTGACCTTTTGAGCTCTATGGGTATTACAAGTAATGATCGCACTGTAAGAATATTATTATGTCATACTTTATGGTTGTTAGAATCCAGTAGCCTATCTGCTTCCGAAGGCAGCATGTCAGATGACATTTCAAAATTTTGCTTGGCAGTCATCTTGTTCCACTCGTTCTCAACGCGGAAAAACACCCACTGGAACCGCCTCACCATTTCCAAAGCCGTTATTGCGAACACCGTCAGGTAGTTGTGCCGAAGATGTGCTGAAAGCTTGTACGTCCACGTACATCGGAGAACAAGATTGCTACCTAACACCCAGTAATATACCTGCAGAGCAATCACCAAAGTATTAACGAAAAACTACCATGGTTCACTAGCTAAAACCGTGTATGTGCTCAAGTGTGTACCCAGCTCTGGCCATAAAGAAGGTTAGTCAATACACCTGGGTTTTTGAACATGAAAATCCTAGTTAAAATGCTGCAGTGATTGAAAAAATCTCATTAGCAACACATATGCAAAGACAATGTCGATGGTGTAGAAAAGCAAATGTTTGTACAGAATGGCACCTCAAATCCCAATCTCGCTTTATATCCCAGTAGAAGGAATACAGTGAATTCACAACACTAGAGAGAAGCCATAGCGGGCGGTAAAAGCTAATCCACAAGTCAGGGAATACGTGATACTTGAGAGCTGACAAGAAAATCACAGGGACTGCTGTAGAGTATTTGAGTGCTGCATTTGGTACAAAGATGTTGGTAAGTGATTCCACAAATAGCTACCAAACATACAGCCACAAACTATAAGTTGTCCTATCTCTAACATTCTAAACAGGTATGTCATCTACAAATGATATGGTGGTGATTGGTGAGTAAATACCGTTGAGAAGACATGTCTTCTCTTTTGTATCCTTGTACTGTCGGAGGCATTGGAAGAAACGACACAGATAAGGGAGTACCAGAACTAAAGGAATAGCCACAGAGTGGCTACCACAAACTGAATCTGCTTCAAACCAGGCAATTGTCGCGACCTGTAAAAATATCAAAATAACAAAGGCATTATAGGGGAACAAGCTTAATAGTTTCCGCAATTCTTTGGAATCGTCAAAATAAGCCAATATCATGTCAACTGCCTGTAATTATAAAGACTGCTGAGTACAATATGTGCGTAGAAGGAAGAAGAGAAATATGAAGAGATTAACCTGACGATGGAGCATGCGACAACCTGAACGCTCTAAATCTGAAAACACCTGGCAAGAAATGCAACAGTTAAGCAAAATGTTAGAAAGATCAAACTGAAAAATGTTCACTCAAGACAACCCACAAGTTAAAAACAGTTGTCTACAAAACTAGGAAATAGTACATCACACATGCTCACGTAGTTACGAGATAATTTTGTTCTTACAAAACTATATAGTAGTATATTGCAGACAACATGAGGACAAAACATAAACACTAGTCTTAAGCAAAATAAAAACACATCCTACTATCTAAACCAGTGATTAGTTAAACAAACCAATGCGCCAAGACTTATTGATAAATCACTGGAAACTTTCTTCAGAAAATTATACAGTAACAAATGACTGCATACCTTTGACATAGATGTAAAAATATCCGCCATGAAGAAGTCAGGGAATGTAATTGCCTGCAGAACAAGAGCACGTTAAATGATTACAAAGACAATCAGGTATAAAGTAGTCAACACAGATCAAAATATTTTGTTTTGCTTGTAGCATATCTAAAGAACAATACCTATTTTAATTAATGAAAAATTGTACAACTTACTTGTAATGGAAGTATTATACGCCATGTGGTCCTCAGAAAGAAAAAGCGTGATGATAAGTAAAACATATCGAAAGGAGAAAGGAGGACCATCAGGAGGATAACATACAAAAGAACCTGCATAAAGGCAGAATGATATGTCAGAATAGAATAAAATGCATGATATTTTTGCTTCTAAGTTGGGGAATCAAGAGCAAGTGGATGGTGCACCATGCAGAAGTCCTAATTCACTTCAACATTACAAAGATACCATCAGTTTGTTTAACGTATATGTAGTATTACTATTGTAGTAAGATGGTCATTTCAACTGGCTTAACATTCAATGCTATCAAATTGTATAAAGAAGAAACTACCGCTCTGATCTTATAGTGAAGTTTCAATTGATCAACTGGCACAAAAGAGTCGGAGAACTCAATGACACACTCATTTTAGTACGCCAACAATATCTTATCATTATACTGCTCACTGGGTGAGCTCAGGGATTGCACAAATTTGATTACTGATAAGCACTACCACAAGTATAAGTAGACATAATGTAAACAACAAAAGATGACCTAATGGGCTTAAGATATTACACTGGTTGAGATGCAGCAAGAGACACTTCCCCATGTGAATACAAATATAGGTAAGCTGTCATACTTGTTGGAACAATTAAAGTCAGCCAAGTAGCACACTGCCAATGGAGGAAAAAAGTGTTACTTTAGCAGAATATATGCAAGAGTACAGGTAATATGAGAAACTATGCAGTATAACATCGACATAAGAGAACATGGAAAGAAAATACAAAGAGTCAAGTTACTTGATTGTAGAAACTGCAACAGACAGACTAGAAAATTCTGAAGAATAATTACCATAGTTAGACATGTTCATTGAGAAACTATAGTAGGGATTATATATTATTTACATAGAATCAAGATAAACATTGTTGCTTTACAAATTTTATGTACATTTGCCATCATCTACACAAATGTGGTACAGAATAGAGGTTTTTGCAAATAAAAAACCATGCACATCCGTAAAAAACCATTTGCCAGAGACACTGCTTAAGGATGCATGCAGCAAAATGGCGTATTGATACTACTCCACGAAGCTTACAGGCTATGGAACAGATGCATTAAAACAAGAGATCGAATGGCTATTTGGAAGCAACAGAAATAGGCCTACCCTCCATATTTCTCGGTAAGATAAATGTGTCTGTGAAAGATCAAACACTCTTGCATAATTCACTGATGATTGCTCAAAAACCCACAAGTTCACTCCCCATAACCAAATCATCAGTGCCTACAACAGAAACACAAAGCACAGTTAGAGGCATGATTACATCTCCGTTGAGTACGTCACATGTACAATAAGAGAAAGAGACTGACCACCAGAAGGAGAGGATTATAGTACAGGAAAGCCTCGTAGAGAAACAAGTCCCGCAGATCAACACTCATCCTCATGACCGAGTCCCAACCTATCTGCAATTCGAAGGACATAACACATTACGATAGCACGTCAGCTCAATTCTCCAGGGCTGATGTACAGAGAAGCACTCACCTTGCAACAGCATAGACCCCACAGGAGGAACAGTATGACCTGGAGAAGGGACAGATTGGTAAGCAAGTCGAGAAGCAGAATGTAGATGAGGCGGATGAGGAACCAAGTGAAACAAACAGGGTATGTTTCCGTACAGCTGGAATCAGTTTTTATGTGTGCACTTAAATTGATTGGTTATATGCTTAACGTGGAATGGTAAGCGATTTGAGAAGCGAAATGAAGATCAGGCAGACGAGAAGCCAAGTGAACAGGGTGGTTCAGTATAACTGGACAGTTTGTTGGTAGTCACAGGATGTAGGAGCGGTAAGAGGTATAATTCCCACGGATACAGTTGTGTAAGGAGTGAGGACAGGTAAATATGATTGTGTCTTTTGGAGTATTTTCAAAAGTAAATGGATAAAGACAGCAAGCAGCAGGTCCAGCTAGGAATGGCTACGCTAAAAGACCATTCCATCTTTTCAGTGCCGGAATGGGAAGGCGTTTCCTACGCATGTTATGTGAAAATATCAACAAATAAACATCACAGTGTTGTACCGTTCTATCACCGAGAACAAATGCAGGTTGTACACTAGCAGAGAGTTAACGCATGGCGTGGTTTTCTGCCACAATTATTACAAGGTTTATGCAGTCAAGGCATGCATGCAGAGGCATCGGAACTCAGATGTGTGCGCTTATATCAGTTAATTTCCCACCAACTCTCAACTTCCATTACTAACCATGATGGATACAGCATGGAGTATTGTTGAGGGGGGATTCTGGATACATCATACTACAACCGAAAGAGGTATTGATTTTAATTCACTCCTCTGTAGGAAGCCGTGTATCAGGTACAGACAGCGTGCACAGAGGTGGGCGCAGCACACTATACATGAGAAAGTAATGTTCACTGAGCATGGAGCACATGGAACGGA encodes:
- the LOC127298864 gene encoding uncharacterized protein, translated to MKGASSIPAAAIIPSPLFLWRVKVILFLLWGLCCCKIGWDSVMRMSVDLRDLFLYEAFLYYNPLLLVALMIWLWGVNLWVFEQSSVNYARVFDLSQTHLSYREIWRCATWLTLIVPTSMTAYLYLYSHGEVSLAASQPVLLYVILLMVLLSPFDMFYLSSRFFFLRTTWRIILPLQAITFPDFFMADIFTSMSKVFSDLERSGCRMLHRQVATIAWFEADSVCGSHSVAIPLVLVLPYLCRFFQCLRQYKDTKEKTCLLNALKYSTAVPVIFLSALKYHVFPDLWISFYRPLWLLSSVVNSLYSFYWDIKRDWDLSILTRIFMFKNPGVLTNLLYGQSWVYYWVLGSNLVLRCTWTYKLSAHLRHNYLTVFAITALEMVRRFQWVFFRVENEWNKMTAKQNFEMSSDMLPSEADRLLDSNNHKV